From the Musa acuminata AAA Group cultivar baxijiao chromosome BXJ3-7, Cavendish_Baxijiao_AAA, whole genome shotgun sequence genome, one window contains:
- the LOC103974855 gene encoding uncharacterized protein At1g66480 produces the protein MGNSLSGKKRMIKVMKIDGTTLKPKPPARAADVLRDYPGYNLLESEEVKRLGHRARPLDSHAQLETGKLYFLVELPRAPDHQRGPRRVWSGELQVSAKERLESLMLARRAMSDLSSVGRSSNVEAEENMDGSIRLKMRLPKAEVEKLMQDSRNAIEAAEKIMNLCAVTDGGAPTTTTQLPVPAVGTGRKEKRARFAAAPVEIIA, from the exons ATGGGCAATAGCTTGAGCGGAAAGAAGCGAATGATAAAGGTAATGAAAATAGATGGCACCACCTTGAAGCCGAAGCCTCCAGCTCGGGCCGCGGACGTGCTCCGAGACTACCCGGGCTACAACCTCCTCGAGTCGGAGGAGGTGAAGCGGCTCGGCCACCGAGCCCGGCCGCTTGACTCTCATGCTCAACTAGAGACGGGGAAGCTCTACTTTCTTGTAGAGCTCCCGCGGGCACCCGATCATCAAAGAGGTCCGCGTAGGGTTTGGTCCGGGGAGCTGCAGGTGAGCGCCAAGGAGCGGCTGGAGAGCCTCATGCTCGCCCGTCGAGCCATGTCAGACTTGTCCTCGGTCGGCCGCAGCTCGAATGTCGAGGCGGAGGAGAACATGGATGGGTCGATCCGCCTTAAGATGAGGCTTCCCAAGGCCGAAGTGGAGAAGCTGATGCAGGACAGCAGGAATGCGATTGAGGCGGCTGAGAAGATTATGAACCTGTGCGCCGTGACGGACGGTGGTGCCCCAACGACGACAACACAGCTGCCGGTACCGGCAGTAGGAACTGGACGAAAGGAG AAGCGAGCGAGGTTTGCAGCGGCGCCGGTTGAGATCATCGCCTAA
- the LOC135641985 gene encoding cytokinin hydroxylase-like: MVFMALMILIPGAVVLSLLLRAVWITISCYYLTPKRIRRAMAEQGVHGPDPRFLVGNLKDIAVLVKKTTSDDMEVIGHDIVGRLMPHYVLWSKIYGKRFMYWYGSEPRLCLTETNMIKELLSSKYVQITGRSWLQQQGSKHFVGQGLLMANGHSWFHQRRIVSPAFMADRLKSHAGYMVTCTKTMIKSMHDAIATGDDEVEIGGYLTRLTGDIISRTEFDSSYEKGKQIFQLLERLQSLTALSSRYLWIPGSRFLPSRFRREIKQMKVRVERLLMEIIQSSKDGVEIGRSSSYGRGLLGMLLSEAQKKREGFSYSLPLVMDECKTFFFAGHETSALLLTWTVMLLATNPTWQERARAEVAQVCGDDPPSSEHLPKLTLLTMIINESLRLYPPATLLPRMAFEDIRLGDLHIPKGLSIWIPVLAIHHDATIWGEDVHEFNPERFAGRSFALTRHFLPFASGPRNCVGQAYAMMEAKIILAMLLSSFSFAISNNYRHAPINVLTLKPKYGVPVHLRPLRH, translated from the exons ATGGTGTTCATGGCGCTCATGATACTGATACCGGGCGCGGTCGTTCTGTCCTTGTTGCTGAGAGCAGTATGGATCACCATCTCTTGCTACTACTTGACTCCCAAGCGCATCAGGAGAGCGATGGCGGAGCAAGGAGTTCACGGCCCCGACCCACGCTTCCTTGTCGGAAATCTAAAAGACATAGCCGTCCTCGTCAAGAAGACTACCTCCGATGACATGGAGGTGATAGGTCACGACATCGTCGGCCGCCTCATGCCCCATTACGTCCTCTGGTCCAAAATCTACG GCAAGAGGTTCATGTACTGGTACGGCAGCGAGCCGAGGTTGTGCTTGACGGAGACCAACATGATCAAGGAGCTCCTCTCATCCAAATATGTGCAGATCACCGGCAGGTCTTGGCTCCAACAGCAAGGATCCAAGCACTTCGTAGGGCAGGGCTTGTTGATGGCTAATGGCCACAGCTGGTTCCACCAGCGCCGCATCGTGTCTCCGGCATTCATGGCAGACAGATTGAAA AGCCATGCCGGTTACATGGTGACCTGCACGAAGACAATGATCAAATCCATGCATGATGCCATCGCGACCGGCGACGACGAGGTGGAGATCGGAGGCTACTTGACTCGCCTTACCGGAGATATAATATCCCGGACCGAGTTCGATAGCAGCTACGAGAAAGGCAAGCAGATTTTCCAGCTTCTTGAGAGATTGCAGAGCCTCACTGCTCTATCGAGCCGCTACTTGTGGATTCCCGGCAGCAG GTTCCTTCCCAGTAGGTTCCGGAGGGAGATCAAACAGATGAAGGTAAGAGTGGAGAGGCTGCTGATGGAGATCATACAGAGCAGCAAAGATGGCGTCGAGATAGGGAGGAGTTCATCGTACGGTAGAGGCCTTCTGGGTATGCTGCTGTCGGAGGCCCAGAAGAAGAGGGAGGGATTTAGCTACAGCCTTCCGCTGGTGATGGACGAGTGCAAGACCTTCTTCTTCGCGGGGCACGAGACCTCGGCGCTGCTCCTCACATGGACTGTCATGCTCCTCGCCACGAACCCGACATGGCAAGAGCGAGCGCGTGCAGAGGTTGCGCAAGTTTGTGGGGACGACCCACCCTCATCGGAGCATCTCCCAAAGCTCACACTG TTAACTATGATCATTAACGAGTCATTGAGGCTGTACCCTCCTGCAACCCTTCTACCGAGGATGGCGTTCGAGGATATAAGGCTGGGGGACCTTCACATTCCCAAGGGACTGTCCATTTGGATCCCGGTGCTGGCGATCCACCACGACGCGACAATCTGGGGCGAGGATGTGCATGAGTTCAACCCAGAGAGGTTCGCCGGTAGATCCTTTGCTCTGACTCGCCACTTCCTGCCGTTCGCCTCCGGACCTCGCAACTGCGTCGGGCAGGCCTACGCCATGATGGAAGCTAAGATAATCCTGGCCATGCTTCTCTCCAGCTTCAGCTTCGCCATCTCCAATAATTACCGGCACGCGCCGATCAACGTCCTCACCTTGAAGCCAAAGTATGGCGTCCCCGTCCACTTGAGACCCCTCAGGCACTGA
- the LOC135642796 gene encoding zinc finger protein CONSTANS-LIKE 16-like: MSLYEKQRTAAVAASSAVAGKTARACDGCGRRRARWYCAADDAFLCQNCDSSVHSANPLARRHNRIRLKTATSSGAPDVDSDDSAPSWLRGFKRKARTPRPHQHAKTASEARTAHPTAVPELVETSLDETEDEEQQLIYCVPVFDPAFAEFRSPPPLDDSNAPSGNEAKPTMDLQECTPASTPTINTANRLTAFLPSDMEIAEFAANMESLLGGGLDVSDGSFSMEKLGLVNSIEDGVNYCLGDAGRLKTEQPDDTVGCPVELDIDMSRETLELDFNWTGSSTAEEEEFEEEKIMVATEQQQVTQKARLSLDYEAVIIAWSSHGSSPWTDGERPQINLDSCWHDCTGMWVEGADALGVGHGSDTGGGYADVGRQARVTRYREKRRTRLFAKKIRYEVRKLNAEKRPRMKGRFVKRAPGPAFAH; this comes from the exons ATGAGCCTATACGAGAAGCAGCGAACGGCCGCGGTAGCGGCGTCGAGCGCCGTGGCCGGGAAGACGGCACGTGCCTGCGACGGCTGCGGACGTCGCCGCGCTCGGTGGTACTGCGCGGCCGATGACGCTTTCCTCTGCCAGAACTGCGACTCCTCCGTCCACTCCGCCAACCCCCTCGCTCGTCGCCATAATCGCATTCGCCTCAAAACTGCGACGTCGTCCGGTGCGCCCGATGTGGATTCGGACGATTCGGCTCCCTCTTGGCTCCGGGGGTTCAAGCGAAAGGCGCGGACGCCCCGGCCGCACCAGCATGCGAAAACGGCCTCTGAAGCGAGGACGGCGCATCCGACTGCGGTGCCGGAGCTCGTCGAGACATCCTTGGATGAGACCGAGGACGAGGAGCAGCAGCTTATCTACTGTGTCCCGGTGTTCGACCCGGCATTCGCGGAATTCCGCTCCCCTCCCCCTCTGGACGACTCAAACGCTCCTTCCGGCAATGAAGCTAAGCCGACGATGGATTTACAAGAGTGCACCCCTGCGTCCACCCCAACCATTAATACCGCCAATAGGCTGACCGCCTTCCTTCCGTCAGATATGGAGATTGCGGAGTTCGCAGCCAACATGGAGAGCCTCCTTGGCGGCGGTCTCGATGTCAGCGACGGCTCCTTCTCCATGGAGAAGCTCGGGCTCGTAAACTCTATAGAGGACGGCGTCAACTATTGCTTGGGCGATGCAGGGCGCTTGAAGACGGAGCAGCCGGACGACACGGTAGGGTGCCCAGTCGAGCTGGACATCGACATGTCGAGGGAGACGCTGGAGCTGGACTTCAACTGGACAGGGTCATCGACAGCTGAAGAAGAGGAATTCGAAGAAGAGAAGATAATGGTGGCCACGGAACAGCAACAAGTAACACAGAAAGCCAGACTGAGTCTCGACTACGAGGCGGTCATAATCGCATGGTCGAGCCATGGCTCTTCACCGTGGACTGACGGCGAGCGGCCTCAGATTAATCTAGACAGTTGTTGGCATGACTGTACG GGCATGTGGGTGGAAGGAGCGGACGCACTGGGAGTCGGGCATGGCAGCGACACCGGAGGGGGGTATGCGGATGTGGGGAGGCAGGCGAGGGTGACGAGGTACCGGGAGAAGCGGCGGACGAGGCTGTTCGCGAAGAAGATACGGTACGAAGTGCGGAAACTGAACGCCGAGAAGCGGCCGAGGATGAAGGGCCGGTTCGTGAAGCGAGCTCCGGGACCAGCGTTCGCTCACTGA